In one window of Paenibacillus antri DNA:
- a CDS encoding Mu transposase C-terminal domain-containing protein yields the protein MRTIRLQIDDEFEWQGAKFHVHAIEPPNVLIYREEGERKLVKVNYLSVITDKTFKIDDKSYLHFKRKEAKEDVLTSALLDSLSDERRGQAFQKKAAILPILIYDEAKSGNMYSAQTFNEKFEYYFAPGEDLYSLKRKDLLERIAHKFGKSERQIQRYLADYKKAESERSNHGIEALVSKAHLKAHNRNDEYAIELTHPKKKDMVLDTIYIRLKQPEKYAPILKVALEKFIIKKRRKVNILHEDLEIACTQADLPPLSYDTVYKIVSRIDKYVMERVHKGDVVDPQLVQEKAASQFAKAPLHLIEIDHVKLPITLIDPETGAELGEPWLTVAFCVYTRMVWGLDLSFEDPSGHKVMRTLLHGLFFKKTKESYGTHNDWEMHGKPSVILMDNGPDFQSTYVKSMIEDVLEAEVRYRPIATPRYGGNIERYFGTINVAFLQKLLGYRDKSTSDKEIRQEAKLEAILTLDNLRELLIHYITDVYHHSEHSGLPLECNTPAARLYTALDVMGNLPAIPEEDEAYYRIQLLPSELKSYRSDGIRLENVKYASQETSGFISRKQKNNCKVKYNVDDISLIYLLDPRSKIYVEVPSISPPADEIRGMSRKEYQATRKILIEKGKLTKQQIPGSELIRQGKLLIKEKYNQMVSTNTKARRAALRQGFRLQVAGGTTTSETIQRQVSSIEQLVKRIDTKLNQVRE from the coding sequence ATGAGAACTATCCGTTTACAAATTGACGATGAATTTGAATGGCAGGGCGCAAAGTTCCATGTACATGCAATAGAGCCACCTAATGTTCTCATTTATCGAGAGGAAGGCGAAAGGAAACTCGTTAAGGTTAACTATTTATCTGTCATTACAGATAAAACATTCAAAATTGATGACAAGAGCTATCTCCACTTTAAGCGGAAAGAAGCAAAGGAAGATGTTTTAACAAGTGCACTATTGGATAGCTTATCCGATGAAAGGAGGGGACAGGCGTTTCAAAAAAAGGCGGCGATACTGCCGATCTTAATATATGATGAAGCGAAATCTGGCAATATGTATAGTGCCCAAACCTTCAATGAGAAGTTTGAATACTACTTCGCCCCAGGCGAGGACTTATACTCGCTAAAGAGAAAGGATCTTCTTGAGCGCATCGCACATAAATTCGGAAAATCTGAAAGACAAATTCAGCGATATTTAGCCGATTATAAGAAGGCTGAATCGGAACGGTCGAACCACGGTATTGAGGCGTTAGTGTCGAAGGCCCATTTAAAAGCCCATAATCGAAATGACGAATATGCAATCGAACTTACCCATCCAAAGAAAAAAGATATGGTATTGGACACAATTTATATTCGGTTAAAGCAACCGGAAAAATATGCTCCAATTCTTAAAGTTGCGTTAGAGAAATTTATTATAAAGAAGCGGCGCAAAGTAAATATCCTCCATGAGGATCTTGAGATTGCTTGTACACAAGCCGACTTACCTCCTCTGTCCTACGATACTGTATATAAGATCGTGAGCAGAATAGATAAGTATGTAATGGAGCGCGTCCATAAGGGCGATGTCGTAGATCCACAACTTGTACAGGAAAAAGCGGCATCTCAGTTTGCAAAAGCCCCGTTGCATTTAATTGAGATCGATCACGTCAAACTTCCAATCACATTAATTGATCCAGAAACAGGAGCAGAACTTGGAGAACCATGGTTGACTGTAGCATTTTGTGTATATACTCGAATGGTTTGGGGTCTGGATTTATCTTTTGAGGATCCATCCGGTCACAAAGTAATGAGAACGTTATTACATGGTCTGTTTTTCAAAAAAACGAAAGAGAGTTACGGGACACATAATGACTGGGAAATGCACGGTAAACCCTCAGTCATACTCATGGACAACGGTCCAGATTTTCAGAGTACATATGTAAAAAGTATGATTGAAGATGTACTCGAAGCTGAGGTAAGGTATCGGCCTATCGCAACTCCTAGATATGGCGGCAACATCGAACGATATTTCGGTACGATAAACGTGGCTTTTCTTCAAAAATTATTGGGTTATCGTGACAAGAGTACCTCGGACAAGGAAATACGTCAGGAAGCCAAGCTTGAGGCTATTTTAACGTTAGACAATTTAAGGGAATTGCTGATTCATTACATCACCGATGTTTATCATCATAGTGAGCATTCCGGTCTACCGTTGGAATGTAATACTCCCGCTGCAAGGTTGTATACTGCACTTGACGTCATGGGGAACCTTCCGGCAATTCCTGAAGAAGACGAAGCATATTATCGGATTCAACTGTTGCCCTCTGAATTGAAATCGTACCGCAGCGATGGCATACGATTAGAAAACGTCAAATATGCTTCGCAGGAAACTAGCGGGTTTATAAGCAGAAAACAAAAAAACAACTGCAAGGTAAAATACAATGTTGATGATATATCGCTAATATACTTGTTAGACCCAAGATCAAAAATATACGTTGAGGTTCCGTCAATTAGTCCACCGGCCGATGAAATTCGGGGAATGAGCAGGAAAGAGTACCAGGCCACTCGGAAAATACTTATTGAAAAAGGGAAACTTACGAAGCAACAAATACCAGGTTCCGAATTAATTAGGCAAGGAAAGCTTTTAATTAAGGAAAAATATAACCAAATGGTAAGTACGAATACTAAAGCAAGGCGCGCTGCATTGAGGCAAGGATTTAGGCTTCAAGTTGCTGGTGGAACCACTACATCAGAAACTATACAAAGGCAGGTTTCGAGCATTGAACAATTAGTAAAAAGAATAGATACCAAGCTTAATCAAGTACGTGAATAG
- a CDS encoding helix-turn-helix domain-containing protein gives MPKLRRLRQIRMRSNSLFLRLVAGFLCIILLLVCLTSYALSVSKSNVRHEIVKYNTLMLRNTMENYENHFEIITKQMYFFYFSDNVQRLQSDPRYTFFPKVISDILTWVGNPNLYINNIVFYAQNSELGRFAVEKGTSSSNDTMFKAFMASERYPLEFWEQQFNESYTQRMFPADTFYSNIFEGRKETLGNYIPMVFKRADNHDFYMVVFLDAAKMYNAFHQASNDDLVIYDGRGQVIYNRAANEEYPALEELASRNSAFIQDDKYHFYMKDPSSGLTYLHRLPAAQLASQTQLNFTVVVVVIAVIALSVVMSLFLAARINNPFRKLIDSIRGPGEGEQYRSSIREFDIIGSQLRDKNRLMKQWAFLNHLKDIRDSEYDRAKLEFIDKPYVFVLFHVIEKNNAAWPEGTFQSWLYYMKVFIEDKLNRSFPDALTFQTEYNQILSMVFIEDGDELHALLRDMKAVFDQDRDSGTITIAVTSTYDSSDQMNAAYREVRERIEERLLVDETQIVSAAPTGPVELAFTQEQDVQFRANIREGNEEAASNIVRNFFSEWRSPAATAATWHRFAERVEERIRLAALERIGLPRLDEILANSADKISRCVTVAELERQLLEWVTLTAHAVQEKKAEPKDAVTSFVIDYVQNHMAEEIYLDALAEKLNLSSGYLSSYFKEKTGTNIVEYVNETRIRKAAELLLDTRMKVQEVAEAVGYRNITSFNRMFKKYTGLRPSDYRKGDHDRPDGETTSG, from the coding sequence GTGCCGAAGCTCCGCCGACTCCGTCAAATTCGAATGAGATCCAATTCGCTGTTCCTGCGATTGGTCGCGGGATTTCTTTGCATCATCCTGCTGCTGGTTTGTTTGACCTCGTACGCCCTCTCCGTGTCGAAGAGCAACGTTCGACATGAGATCGTGAAATACAATACGCTCATGCTGCGGAATACGATGGAAAATTACGAGAACCACTTCGAAATCATAACGAAGCAGATGTATTTTTTCTACTTCAGCGATAACGTTCAGCGGCTGCAAAGCGATCCTCGTTATACGTTTTTTCCCAAGGTCATCTCGGACATTCTAACGTGGGTGGGCAATCCGAACCTCTATATTAACAATATCGTGTTTTATGCTCAGAATAGCGAGCTCGGCCGGTTCGCGGTCGAGAAGGGGACGAGCTCGTCGAACGATACGATGTTCAAGGCGTTCATGGCGAGCGAACGGTATCCGCTGGAGTTCTGGGAACAACAATTCAACGAATCTTATACGCAACGCATGTTTCCTGCAGATACGTTTTATTCGAACATCTTTGAAGGTCGGAAGGAGACGCTCGGGAATTACATCCCGATGGTCTTCAAACGCGCGGACAACCACGATTTTTATATGGTGGTCTTCCTCGATGCGGCGAAGATGTACAACGCCTTCCACCAGGCGTCCAACGACGATCTTGTCATTTACGACGGTCGAGGACAAGTGATTTATAACCGCGCCGCGAACGAGGAATATCCTGCGCTCGAAGAGCTCGCGTCTAGGAATTCCGCATTCATCCAAGATGACAAGTATCACTTCTATATGAAGGATCCCTCGAGCGGGTTGACATACTTGCATCGCCTCCCGGCCGCGCAGCTGGCGTCTCAGACGCAGCTGAACTTCACCGTCGTCGTCGTCGTCATCGCGGTCATCGCGCTCAGCGTCGTTATGTCGTTGTTCCTCGCCGCTCGTATAAACAATCCGTTCCGGAAGCTGATCGATTCGATTCGCGGTCCCGGAGAGGGCGAACAGTACCGCTCGAGTATCCGGGAATTCGACATCATCGGCAGTCAGCTGCGTGACAAGAACCGATTAATGAAGCAGTGGGCATTCCTAAATCACTTGAAGGATATCCGCGACAGCGAGTACGATCGAGCGAAGCTCGAATTTATCGACAAGCCGTACGTGTTCGTACTGTTCCACGTTATCGAGAAGAATAACGCGGCGTGGCCGGAGGGCACGTTCCAGAGTTGGCTATATTATATGAAGGTATTTATCGAGGACAAGCTGAACCGATCGTTCCCGGATGCGCTAACATTCCAGACCGAATATAACCAAATTCTAAGCATGGTCTTCATCGAAGACGGAGACGAGCTGCATGCGCTTCTGCGCGACATGAAGGCGGTGTTCGATCAGGACCGGGACAGCGGTACGATTACGATCGCGGTCACATCGACGTACGACAGCTCCGATCAGATGAACGCAGCGTACCGGGAAGTGAGGGAACGGATCGAGGAGCGGCTGCTCGTCGACGAGACGCAAATCGTGAGCGCGGCGCCGACCGGTCCGGTCGAGCTCGCGTTCACCCAGGAGCAGGACGTTCAATTCCGCGCGAATATCCGCGAAGGGAACGAGGAAGCCGCCTCGAATATCGTGCGGAACTTCTTCTCGGAATGGCGTTCCCCGGCGGCGACGGCCGCGACGTGGCATCGATTCGCCGAACGGGTGGAGGAACGAATCCGGCTTGCGGCGCTGGAGAGGATCGGCCTCCCGAGGCTGGACGAAATCTTGGCCAACAGCGCGGACAAAATTTCGCGCTGCGTCACCGTGGCGGAGCTGGAGCGTCAGCTCCTGGAATGGGTAACGTTAACCGCCCATGCGGTACAAGAGAAGAAGGCGGAACCGAAGGATGCAGTGACCTCGTTCGTCATCGATTACGTACAGAACCATATGGCGGAGGAGATTTATCTGGACGCGCTGGCCGAAAAGCTGAATCTAAGCAGCGGTTACCTGTCCTCTTACTTTAAGGAGAAGACCGGCACCAATATCGTGGAGTACGTGAACGAGACCCGGATCCGGAAGGCGGCGGAGCTGCTTTTGGATACGCGAATGAAGGTGCAAGAGGTGGCGGAAGCCGTAGGGTACCGCAACATTACGTCCTTCAATCGAATGTTTAAGAAATACACGGGGCTCCGGCCCAGCGATTATCGCAAAGGCGACCACGACCGCCCGGACGGCGAAACGACGTCAGGATAA
- a CDS encoding extracellular solute-binding protein: MKTNKLTLSSSILLLALLVSACSGGSGSAPEETEPTEPAAQGEQPEQPEQPAEPALPEEATIRILTENSTAWPPKEDWGVWKWVKEETNITVKQELMTGPESLALAISSGDMPDILSVFPSEVSKYGPQGAFVDLSQHMDKMPNVKAFLDAHPGVKERVVTPTGEIYSIINDGAGEGSQMVWFYRDDIFAKHNLQVPKTWDELYTVSKQLKELYPDSYPFMFRHGIGTLDTFGPSFNFYPEIHPDPADPTKVKFGLEDPNAKTLVETLGKFLAEELIPPDWLTMDYKAWTQFMSNNQAFITVQFIGQIEIMNNQLPEGQHLKFMPPPIGVGDKPYLPRGGTESYGMAVASTSKNMDAAFRYLDYVFSEKGKDIQSWGKEGETYTVVDGKRKFNDNYKEPNDLRIISGIQTAATYGWFDFNAWLSLVKESEQEAYVEAPKYRHPVAYSRAALTPDEAAAVAPLNDQIWKFWTGEVAKFIYGERPMSEWETFVADLSKNGLNEIKATYQAALDRQIANTK, from the coding sequence TTGAAAACAAATAAGCTGACTTTATCGTCGTCGATCCTTCTGCTGGCCCTTTTGGTCAGCGCTTGCAGCGGAGGAAGCGGATCGGCTCCCGAGGAAACCGAGCCGACGGAACCCGCGGCGCAGGGCGAGCAGCCGGAACAGCCGGAACAGCCGGCGGAGCCGGCGTTGCCTGAAGAGGCGACGATCCGCATCCTGACGGAAAACAGCACGGCTTGGCCTCCGAAGGAAGATTGGGGCGTGTGGAAGTGGGTTAAAGAAGAAACGAATATTACGGTTAAACAAGAATTGATGACGGGTCCGGAATCGTTGGCCCTGGCCATCTCCTCGGGCGACATGCCCGACATTCTGTCGGTATTCCCGAGCGAAGTTTCGAAGTATGGTCCGCAAGGCGCGTTCGTCGATTTGTCGCAGCATATGGATAAGATGCCGAACGTGAAGGCGTTCCTCGACGCCCACCCAGGCGTGAAAGAACGCGTCGTCACGCCGACCGGCGAAATCTACAGCATCATCAACGACGGCGCGGGCGAAGGCAGCCAGATGGTATGGTTCTACCGCGACGATATTTTCGCGAAGCATAACCTGCAAGTGCCGAAGACGTGGGACGAATTGTACACGGTTTCGAAGCAACTGAAGGAACTTTATCCGGACAGCTATCCGTTCATGTTCCGCCACGGCATCGGCACGCTGGACACGTTCGGACCGTCCTTCAACTTCTATCCGGAAATTCATCCGGACCCGGCGGATCCGACGAAGGTTAAGTTCGGCCTCGAGGATCCGAACGCCAAGACGTTGGTGGAGACGCTGGGCAAATTCTTGGCCGAAGAGCTCATCCCCCCGGACTGGTTAACGATGGACTACAAGGCATGGACGCAATTTATGTCTAACAATCAGGCGTTCATCACGGTCCAATTCATCGGTCAGATCGAAATCATGAACAACCAGCTGCCGGAAGGCCAGCATCTGAAGTTCATGCCGCCTCCAATCGGCGTAGGCGACAAGCCGTACTTGCCGCGCGGCGGTACGGAAAGCTACGGTATGGCGGTGGCTTCCACGTCCAAGAACATGGACGCAGCGTTCCGTTACCTGGACTATGTGTTCTCCGAGAAGGGCAAAGACATTCAAAGCTGGGGCAAAGAAGGCGAGACGTATACGGTCGTGGACGGCAAGCGCAAGTTCAACGACAACTACAAGGAGCCTAACGACCTCCGTATCATCTCCGGCATCCAGACGGCCGCGACGTACGGCTGGTTCGACTTCAACGCATGGCTGTCGCTTGTGAAGGAAAGCGAGCAAGAGGCATATGTCGAAGCGCCGAAGTATCGCCACCCGGTCGCATATTCGCGCGCCGCGCTGACGCCGGACGAAGCCGCAGCGGTCGCTCCGCTGAACGACCAGATCTGGAAGTTCTGGACGGGCGAAGTCGCGAAGTTCATCTACGGCGAGCGTCCGATGAGCGAGTGGGAGACGTTCGTCGCCGATCTCAGCAAGAACGGCCTGAACGAAATCAAGGCGACGTACCAAGCTGCGCTCGATCGTCAAATCGCGAATACGAAATAA
- a CDS encoding carbohydrate ABC transporter permease, which produces MVKKIGIFDVVNFLLLAFVAIACLFPFFHMASVAVSAPEYVVRNEITFFPKGFQLDALNAVLQDPRLWVGYRNTLIYAVLALTISMSLTISAAYSLSRKNLVFRAPIMLMIVFTMIFNGGMIPFFLVARSYGLLDTIWAVVLPNAINTVWLIIMRTFFQNLPKEIEESGRVDGLSDLTILTRIVIPLSKPVLLTIGLFYTVAIWNDFTSALILLRDSTMFPLQLVIRNLVVVGQAGDVLEATGVGGKKVVLDSLKYAVILFGCLPLLIIYPFIQKHFEQGALIGSVKG; this is translated from the coding sequence ATGGTAAAAAAGATCGGAATATTCGATGTCGTCAACTTCCTGCTGCTCGCTTTCGTGGCGATCGCTTGTCTGTTTCCGTTCTTTCACATGGCTTCGGTCGCGGTGAGCGCGCCGGAATATGTCGTTCGGAACGAGATCACCTTCTTCCCGAAAGGCTTTCAATTAGACGCTCTCAACGCGGTGCTTCAGGATCCTCGGTTGTGGGTCGGCTATCGGAATACGCTGATTTACGCCGTGCTCGCTCTCACGATTTCGATGTCGCTTACGATTTCGGCCGCCTATTCGCTGTCGAGGAAAAATCTGGTATTCCGCGCCCCGATCATGCTCATGATCGTCTTCACGATGATTTTCAACGGCGGCATGATTCCGTTCTTCCTCGTCGCGAGGTCGTACGGGCTGCTCGACACGATCTGGGCCGTGGTGTTGCCGAACGCGATCAATACGGTGTGGCTCATCATCATGCGGACGTTCTTCCAGAACTTGCCGAAGGAGATCGAGGAGTCGGGCCGCGTCGATGGGCTTTCGGATTTGACGATTCTGACGCGTATCGTCATTCCGCTTTCCAAACCGGTGTTGTTGACGATCGGGCTGTTCTACACCGTGGCCATTTGGAACGACTTCACCAGCGCGCTCATATTGCTACGGGACAGCACGATGTTCCCGTTACAGCTCGTCATCCGTAATTTGGTCGTCGTCGGCCAGGCGGGGGATGTGCTCGAGGCGACGGGCGTAGGCGGGAAGAAGGTCGTCTTGGATTCGCTCAAGTATGCGGTCATTCTGTTCGGCTGCTTGCCGCTCCTGATCATTTACCCGTTCATCCAGAAGCATTTCGAGCAAGGCGCGCTGATCGGCTCCGTGAAAGGGTAA
- a CDS encoding ABC transporter permease gives MRRLSVLDQVKRDRVYLLLLVPALIHYIMFRYAPMFGVAVSFMDFNLFKGFWGSPWVGFKHFEAFFTNPNSWNVVRNNLILGLYKLIFTFPAPIILAILFHEMRWKKYRRFVQSVSYLPYFLSTVVVSSLLIMLLSPSTGFVNKALISFGYEPIYFLQKAEWFRTIFIASDIWVGAGYGTIIFLAAMAAIDPQLYEAARMDGAGRWKQTIHVTLPGIMPAIVIMFIMSIGSVLEIDFVKAFLLGNPANMDTADIVSTYVYRLGILGGSFSQASAVDISMAVFSLLLVYTTNRICRRLGDTSLW, from the coding sequence ATGAGACGTTTATCCGTCCTGGACCAGGTCAAGCGAGACCGAGTGTACCTGCTGTTGCTCGTACCCGCTTTAATACACTACATCATGTTCAGATACGCTCCGATGTTCGGGGTCGCGGTGTCCTTCATGGACTTCAATCTGTTCAAGGGATTTTGGGGAAGTCCATGGGTCGGCTTCAAGCATTTCGAGGCGTTCTTCACGAACCCGAACTCTTGGAACGTCGTTCGGAACAACCTTATCTTAGGCTTGTATAAGCTCATCTTTACATTTCCGGCGCCGATCATCCTCGCGATCTTGTTCCACGAGATGCGCTGGAAGAAATATCGGAGATTCGTTCAGAGCGTCAGTTATTTGCCGTACTTCTTGTCTACGGTCGTCGTGTCCAGCCTTCTGATCATGTTGCTGTCGCCGAGCACGGGATTTGTGAACAAAGCTCTCATATCCTTCGGGTACGAACCGATCTACTTCTTGCAGAAAGCCGAATGGTTCCGCACGATCTTTATCGCCTCCGATATTTGGGTCGGGGCGGGGTACGGGACGATTATTTTCCTTGCCGCGATGGCGGCCATCGATCCGCAGCTGTATGAGGCTGCGAGGATGGACGGCGCGGGTCGCTGGAAACAGACGATTCACGTGACGCTGCCAGGGATCATGCCAGCCATCGTCATCATGTTTATTATGTCGATCGGCAGCGTTCTCGAGATCGACTTCGTGAAGGCGTTCCTGCTCGGCAACCCGGCGAACATGGATACGGCTGATATCGTCTCAACCTATGTATACCGGCTCGGCATCTTGGGCGGCAGCTTCAGTCAAGCCTCCGCGGTCGACATTTCGATGGCGGTCTTCTCCCTCTTGTTGGTGTATACCACGAACCGAATCTGCAGGAGATTGGGGGACACGAGTTTATGGTAA
- a CDS encoding DUF4962 domain-containing protein — translation MTKHVRLKRQAIWSLLFFVLFGSLNFSPATQTPTAQAADSGWPADKLRGLNMPFRPTDGLVTTQNPPDFSWAHIAGASQYQLQVGRDASMAAPEFDVTLNVNYHNFPVTFDTGIWYWQVRYRTASGWSDWSTVREFRIDENAVPFPVPDLQGLISQVEAGHPRIWTNAEDLAAFRALRLEGKSKQIFDTLEASVIANLNKNVPNEPTFPYMNNEVPTSSAQFVEAQRVLRNYSEAALGLMVDSAFAYLITGNAAYGADAKSRLLKIASWNPFGSTKYEIQDQVHRAIAYRSAIVYDWIYELLSPTERQTVQNMIQTRTGTLIDKVLVQHAIPQNPYDSHGWTTMGYIAIISVALMHDLPEADDWFARTVPAYINILPPWGGEDGSWSQGTGYWQWSSSSNKELMDILLSAGVINLYDKAFSRNEGLYPLYMFPHGSPTGVFGNDAHYTPGAPSVTMLNRLAQMYQDVRLKWQAEAIGVPTTGLQEYFYGDADLGSRPPMDLPKGKWFETTGYVAMHSELYDPDRTSLYFRSSPYGSYSHVQAEQNSFIIHAFGEPLAVKSGYYDFYDSPHHRGFTKQTFSANAITFDGRRGQPIENIDADGAVLGFATHPDFDAVTGDASAAYKADLTKAMCHL, via the coding sequence TTGACGAAACACGTAAGGTTGAAAAGGCAAGCGATTTGGTCGTTGCTATTTTTCGTACTGTTCGGTTCGTTAAACTTTAGTCCCGCAACGCAAACTCCGACTGCGCAAGCGGCTGACTCCGGTTGGCCGGCCGACAAGCTCCGGGGATTGAACATGCCGTTCCGTCCGACGGACGGGCTCGTCACGACGCAAAATCCTCCGGATTTCAGCTGGGCGCACATCGCCGGCGCGAGTCAATATCAGCTTCAAGTCGGCCGCGACGCGTCGATGGCCGCGCCGGAGTTCGATGTGACGTTGAACGTGAACTACCATAACTTCCCGGTCACGTTCGACACGGGCATCTGGTACTGGCAGGTGCGGTATCGGACCGCAAGCGGCTGGTCGGATTGGAGTACGGTCCGCGAGTTCCGTATCGACGAGAACGCCGTGCCGTTCCCGGTTCCGGACCTTCAGGGCCTGATCAGTCAAGTAGAGGCGGGTCACCCCCGCATCTGGACGAACGCCGAAGACCTTGCGGCTTTCCGCGCGTTGCGACTGGAAGGCAAGTCGAAGCAAATCTTCGATACGCTCGAGGCGTCGGTCATCGCGAACCTCAATAAGAACGTTCCGAACGAGCCGACGTTCCCGTACATGAACAACGAGGTGCCGACGAGCTCCGCTCAGTTCGTAGAGGCGCAGCGGGTGCTGCGCAACTATTCGGAAGCGGCGCTCGGTCTGATGGTCGACAGCGCGTTCGCCTACCTGATTACGGGGAATGCGGCGTACGGCGCGGACGCGAAGTCCCGCCTCCTGAAGATCGCTTCGTGGAATCCTTTCGGCTCGACGAAATACGAAATTCAGGACCAAGTGCACCGCGCGATCGCGTACCGCTCGGCGATCGTGTACGACTGGATCTATGAGCTGCTTTCGCCGACCGAGCGGCAGACGGTTCAGAACATGATCCAGACGCGGACGGGGACGCTGATCGACAAGGTTCTCGTACAACACGCCATCCCGCAAAACCCGTACGACTCTCACGGCTGGACGACGATGGGGTATATCGCCATTATTTCCGTCGCGCTGATGCACGATCTTCCGGAAGCGGACGATTGGTTCGCCCGAACGGTCCCGGCCTATATCAACATCCTGCCGCCGTGGGGCGGGGAAGACGGCTCCTGGTCGCAAGGGACCGGCTATTGGCAATGGTCATCCTCTTCCAATAAAGAGTTGATGGATATCTTGCTTAGCGCGGGCGTCATCAACTTGTACGACAAAGCGTTTTCCAGAAACGAAGGATTGTACCCGTTGTACATGTTCCCGCACGGCAGCCCGACCGGCGTCTTCGGGAACGATGCCCATTACACGCCAGGCGCGCCGAGCGTTACGATGCTTAACCGCCTCGCGCAGATGTATCAGGACGTTAGGCTGAAATGGCAAGCCGAAGCGATCGGCGTTCCGACGACCGGGCTTCAGGAATATTTCTATGGCGATGCCGACCTCGGTTCGCGTCCGCCGATGGATTTGCCGAAGGGCAAGTGGTTCGAGACGACGGGCTACGTCGCGATGCATTCCGAGTTGTACGATCCGGATCGGACGTCGTTGTACTTCCGCTCCAGTCCGTACGGCAGCTACAGCCACGTGCAAGCCGAACAGAACTCCTTCATTATTCATGCGTTCGGCGAACCGCTCGCGGTCAAGAGCGGATACTACGACTTCTATGACAGCCCGCATCATCGCGGCTTCACGAAGCAGACGTTCTCGGCGAACGCGATTACGTTCGACGGACGCAGAGGCCAGCCGATCGAAAATATCGACGCCGACGGCGCCGTTCTCGGCTTCGCGACGCATCCCGACTTCGACGCCGTCACCGGCGACGCGTCGGCCGCGTACAAAGCGGATCTGACGAAAGCGATGTGTCATCTGTAA
- a CDS encoding Gfo/Idh/MocA family protein: protein MKQVTAIVLGAGGRGRAYAQYALDFPNELNIVAVAEPDEARRRTFAEMHGISEERRFDDWETLLSQPRMADAVLICTQDRMHYEPAIRALEQGYHVLLEKPMSNDLRECVSLAEAAKRVDRVFSVCHVLRYTPFFSTLKRVIEEGRIGDLVTIDMIENVGYWHQAHSFVRGNWSKAGESNPMIMAKSCHDMDILVWLAGADCAKLTSYGGLRHFTKENAPEGAPLRCLDGCPARDECAYYAPDIYFGVEDAKGLGLALTNDPSVEGIMEALRTGPYGRCVYHCDNDVVDHQVVAMEFENRITATFTMTAFTTDGGRTVKLMGTKGQIRAHMGKGVIEISDFKTGRVETIQLPMAAHGHGGGDRGIMKDFSELVRSGGKSESVSSAAVSVQSHVMAFAAERSRLAHQSILIRDYMKEAVEGVFSS from the coding sequence ATGAAACAAGTCACGGCGATCGTCCTCGGGGCGGGCGGCAGGGGCAGAGCCTACGCGCAATATGCCCTGGATTTTCCGAATGAATTAAACATCGTCGCGGTCGCCGAGCCGGACGAGGCGAGAAGACGGACGTTCGCGGAGATGCACGGCATCTCGGAAGAGCGCCGTTTCGACGACTGGGAGACGTTGCTCTCCCAGCCTCGGATGGCGGACGCCGTCCTCATCTGCACGCAGGACCGGATGCATTACGAGCCTGCGATTCGCGCGTTGGAGCAAGGGTACCACGTGCTGCTCGAGAAGCCGATGTCGAACGATCTTCGCGAGTGCGTCTCGCTTGCCGAGGCGGCGAAACGGGTTGATCGAGTTTTCAGCGTGTGTCACGTCTTACGGTATACGCCGTTCTTCTCCACGCTTAAGCGAGTGATCGAGGAGGGGCGCATCGGCGACCTCGTCACGATCGACATGATCGAGAACGTCGGCTACTGGCATCAAGCGCATAGCTTCGTTCGAGGCAACTGGAGCAAGGCCGGGGAATCCAACCCGATGATCATGGCCAAGAGCTGCCACGACATGGACATCCTCGTCTGGCTCGCCGGCGCGGATTGCGCCAAGCTCACATCGTACGGGGGACTGCGGCACTTCACGAAGGAGAACGCCCCCGAAGGCGCGCCGCTGCGCTGCTTGGACGGCTGCCCCGCGCGCGACGAGTGCGCGTACTATGCGCCCGACATTTATTTCGGCGTCGAGGACGCGAAGGGGCTCGGGCTCGCGCTCACGAACGATCCCTCCGTCGAAGGCATCATGGAAGCGCTTCGCACCGGACCTTACGGCCGATGCGTCTATCATTGCGACAACGACGTCGTGGATCACCAGGTCGTCGCGATGGAGTTCGAGAACCGCATTACGGCGACGTTCACGATGACGGCGTTCACGACCGACGGCGGTCGCACCGTCAAGCTGATGGGAACCAAGGGGCAGATTCGCGCGCATATGGGCAAGGGCGTTATCGAAATTTCGGATTTCAAGACCGGACGGGTCGAGACGATTCAGCTTCCGATGGCCGCGCACGGCCATGGCGGCGGGGATCGCGGGATCATGAAGGATTTCTCGGAGCTCGTGCGAAGCGGCGGGAAGAGCGAGAGCGTGTCGTCGGCCGCCGTCTCCGTGCAAAGCCATGTCATGGCATTCGCCGCGGAGCGATCCAGGCTTGCGCATCAATCGATTCTGATCCGGGACTACATGAAGGAAGCGGTGGAAGGCGTATTTTCATCTTAG